One genomic segment of Sander lucioperca isolate FBNREF2018 chromosome 10, SLUC_FBN_1.2, whole genome shotgun sequence includes these proteins:
- the cabz01093075.1 gene encoding C-C chemokine receptor type 5 isoform X2, which yields MATTVPAVVALSGTNDNPEDLPRSTTAPFTNSITVSLPEYYSYYDYPEGDFGRCVYERYEANFIPTLYASFFLLGLLGNSLVIWVIACGVRLRSMTDVCLLNLAVADLLLVCTLPFLAHQARDQWLFGDAMCKAVLGIYNIVFYCGIFFITLMSIDRYLAIVHAVYAMRVRTRSFGMITAAVTWVAGFLASLPDIIFLKEQPVVNTNRTQFFCYPVYPTATSNDDTTSSNSHIWSIFSLFKMNFLGLFVPVVIMGFCYSQIVWRLLYSPSSKKQAIHLVLIVVVVFFCCWIPYNIASFFKALELLHIYTECESSKAIRLALQVTEAIAYSHSCLNPILYVFVGEKFRRHLLRLINRAPCRLCQMVKVCIPQDIINGSVYSQTTSLDERSTAV from the exons ATGGCTACAACCGTCCCTGCTGTTGTTGCTTTAAGTGGAACAAATGACAATCCAGAAGACTTACCAAG GTCTACTACAGCACCCTTCACCAATAGCATCACTGTAAGCCTCCCAGAATACTACAGTTACTATGACTACCCTGAGGGTGACTTCGGGAGGTGTGTGTATGAGCGTTATGAGGCCAATTTTATTCCCACCCTCTACGCCAGTTTCTTCCTCCTGGGCCTTCTGGGTAACTCTTTGGTCATCTGGGTCATTGCTTGTGGCGTGCGACTCCGCAGCATGACCGACGTGTGCCTCCTAAACTTGGCTGTTGCTGACCTTCTCTTGGTGTGTACCCTTCCTTTCCTAGCCCACCAAGCACGGGACCAGTGGCTGTTTGGGGATGCTATGTGCAAAGCGGTCCTTGGTATttataatattgttttttactGTGGGATCTTTTTCATCACTCTAATGAGCATTGACCGGTACTTGGCTATAGTACATGCCGTTTACGCTATGAGAGTACGGACAAGGTCCTTTGGAATGATCACAGCGGCTGTTACATGGGTGGCTGGATTTTTGGCTTCTTTACCTGACATTATCTTCCTCAAAGAGCAGCCTGTTGTGAATACTAATAGGACTCAGTTTTTCTGCTACCCTGTATATCCCACAGCAACTTCGAATGACGACACCACTTCATCCAACTCTCACATCTGGAGCATCTTCAGCCTttttaaaatgaactttttGGGTCTATTTGTCCCGGTTGTCATCATGGGTTTCTGCTACTCACAGATTGTCTGGAGACTGCTGTACAGCCCGTCATCCAAGAAACAAGCCATCCATTTAGTTCTCATAGTGGTAGTTGTTTTCTTCTGCTGCTGGATCCCCTACAACATTGCATCCTTCTTCAAAGCACTGGAGCTATTGCACATCTATACAGAATGTGAAAGCAGCAAAGCCATCAGATTGGCTTTACAAGTCACTGAGGCCATTGCCTATTCTCACAGCTGCCTCAACCCCAtcctgtatgtgtttgttggGGAGAAGTTCAGGAGGCACCTGCTAAGGTTGATAAACAGGGCTCCCTGCAGGCTGTGTCAGATGGTCAAAGTCTGCATACCCCAGGACATAATCAATGGGTCAGTCTACTCACAGACCACCAGCCTGGACGAGAGGAGCACTGCTGTGTAA
- the cabz01093075.1 gene encoding C-C chemokine receptor type 5 isoform X3 — MATTVPAVIALSGINKNPEDLPRSTTAPFTNSITVSLPEYYSYYDYPEGDFGRCVYERYEANFIPTLYASFFLLGLLGNSLVIWVIACGVRLRSMTDVCLLNLAVADLLLVCTLPFLAHQARDQWLFGDAMCKAVLGIYNIVFYCGIFFITLMSIDRYLAIVHAVYAMRVRTRSFGMITAAVTWVAGFLASLPDIIFLKEQPVVNTNRTQFFCYPVYPTATSNDDTTSSNSHIWSIFSLFKMNFLGLFVPVVIMGFCYSQIVWRLLYSPSSKKQAIHLVLIVVVVFFCCWIPYNIASFFKALELLHIYTECESSKAIRLALQVTEAIAYSHSCLNPILYVFVGEKFRRHLLRLINRAPCRLCQMVKVCIPQDIINGSVYSQTTSLDERSTAV; from the coding sequence GTCTACTACAGCACCCTTCACCAATAGCATCACTGTAAGCCTCCCAGAATACTACAGTTACTATGACTACCCTGAGGGTGACTTCGGGAGGTGTGTGTATGAGCGTTATGAGGCCAATTTTATTCCCACCCTCTACGCCAGTTTCTTCCTCCTGGGCCTTCTGGGTAACTCTTTGGTCATCTGGGTCATTGCTTGTGGCGTGCGACTCCGCAGCATGACCGACGTGTGCCTCCTAAACTTGGCTGTTGCTGACCTTCTCTTGGTGTGTACCCTTCCTTTCCTAGCCCACCAAGCACGGGACCAGTGGCTGTTTGGGGATGCTATGTGCAAAGCGGTCCTTGGTATttataatattgttttttactGTGGGATCTTTTTCATCACTCTAATGAGCATTGACCGGTACTTGGCTATAGTACATGCCGTTTACGCTATGAGAGTACGGACAAGGTCCTTTGGAATGATCACAGCGGCTGTTACATGGGTGGCTGGATTTTTGGCTTCTTTACCTGACATTATCTTCCTCAAAGAGCAGCCTGTTGTGAATACTAATAGGACTCAGTTTTTCTGCTACCCTGTATATCCCACAGCAACTTCGAATGACGACACCACTTCATCCAACTCTCACATCTGGAGCATCTTCAGCCTttttaaaatgaactttttGGGTCTATTTGTCCCGGTTGTCATCATGGGTTTCTGCTACTCACAGATTGTCTGGAGACTGCTGTACAGCCCGTCATCCAAGAAACAAGCCATCCATTTAGTTCTCATAGTGGTAGTTGTTTTCTTCTGCTGCTGGATCCCCTACAACATTGCATCCTTCTTCAAAGCACTGGAGCTATTGCACATCTATACAGAATGTGAAAGCAGCAAAGCCATCAGATTGGCTTTACAAGTCACTGAGGCCATTGCCTATTCTCACAGCTGCCTCAACCCCAtcctgtatgtgtttgttggGGAGAAGTTCAGGAGGCACCTGCTAAGGTTGATAAACAGGGCTCCCTGCAGGCTGTGTCAGATGGTCAAAGTCTGCATACCCCAGGACATAATCAATGGGTCAGTCTACTCACAGACCACCAGCCTGGACGAGAGGAGCACTGCTGTGTAA